One window of Botrimarina mediterranea genomic DNA carries:
- a CDS encoding PEP-CTERM sorting domain-containing protein, giving the protein MKLTAVAMGSMAALFCVANSASAQVNPIAVTGWNHDMVLNDPSPYDASVTGTMDGGFGQSENWTWVEKGTYTNSDGNPQEFEGLVAGTHASLTGSGNFEFQSFSANNVVGLNGGESGTLTLDSPAAYSAIALYGASGFGAKTATVTLTFDDASTAIFNVDSGTGIGSDWFNSGTDKAFEAKARASNKSEELYTRLFYQQNDAIGINESYFTLSGGDSAKLLESVTIQNTGGDRMVVFAISGQPVPEPTTALLLGLAGVAAFATTRRCA; this is encoded by the coding sequence ATGAAATTAACAGCGGTTGCGATGGGCTCGATGGCGGCCCTCTTCTGCGTAGCGAATTCCGCAAGCGCTCAGGTGAACCCCATTGCTGTGACGGGGTGGAACCACGACATGGTCTTGAATGACCCCAGTCCCTACGACGCGTCCGTCACCGGCACGATGGACGGCGGGTTCGGCCAGAGCGAGAACTGGACCTGGGTCGAGAAAGGGACCTACACGAACTCCGACGGCAATCCCCAAGAATTCGAAGGCCTCGTGGCGGGGACGCACGCCAGCCTCACCGGCTCCGGTAATTTCGAGTTCCAATCGTTTTCCGCCAACAATGTTGTCGGCCTCAACGGCGGGGAGTCGGGAACGCTGACGCTCGATAGCCCGGCAGCGTACTCGGCGATCGCTCTCTATGGCGCCTCGGGTTTCGGCGCGAAGACGGCGACCGTCACCCTGACGTTCGACGACGCATCGACGGCCATCTTCAATGTCGATTCGGGGACCGGCATCGGCTCCGACTGGTTCAACTCCGGCACGGACAAAGCGTTTGAAGCGAAGGCGCGCGCATCGAACAAGAGCGAAGAGCTCTACACACGCCTCTTCTACCAGCAGAACGACGCCATCGGCATCAACGAGTCGTACTTCACCTTGTCGGGTGGGGACTCGGCGAAGCTGCTCGAGTCGGTGACGATCCAAAACACGGGCGGTGATCGGATGGTGGTCTTCGCGATCAGCGGACAGCCCGTCCCCGAGCCCACCACCGCGCTGCTGCTCGGCCTCGCCGGCGTCGCGGCCTTCGCCACGACACGGCGCTGCGCCTAA